In Panthera leo isolate Ple1 chromosome B3, P.leo_Ple1_pat1.1, whole genome shotgun sequence, a single genomic region encodes these proteins:
- the SLC39A2 gene encoding zinc transporter ZIP2 isoform X4 — MEPLLGVKIGCLFALLVLTLICGLIPICFKWFQLDAATGRHRRVLSLLGCTSAGVFLGAGFMHMTADALEGIESEIQKFMMQDKKGGKCF, encoded by the exons ATGGAACCACTACTGGGAGTAAAAATTGGCTGCCTGTTTGCCCTGCTGGTTCTCACTCTGATCTGCGGCCTTATTCCCATCTGCTTCAAATGGTTCCAGCTGGATGCAGCCACAG GTCGTCACCGCCGGGTCCTCAGCCTCCTGGGCTGCACTTCTGCAGGTGTTTTCCTGGGAGCGGGGTTCATGCACATGACTGCTGATGCCCTGGAGGGAATTGAATCAGAGATCCAGAAGTTTATGATGCAG GACAAGAAGGGAGGGAAGTGTTTCTGA
- the SLC39A2 gene encoding zinc transporter ZIP2 isoform X1, with protein sequence MEPLLGVKIGCLFALLVLTLICGLIPICFKWFQLDAATGRHRRVLSLLGCTSAGVFLGAGFMHMTADALEGIESEIQKFMMQNRTRREGSVSDDADSAQMEYPYGELIISLGFFFVFLLESLALQCYPGAPEGVTVQEEWDGAHVLGLHSHGPLPSPSKGPLRALVLLLSLSFHSVFEGLAVGLQPTVAATVQLCLAVLAHKGLIVFGVGLRLVQIGTGSRWATLSILSLALMSPLGLVLGLAVTQGDSKGGRGLTQAVLEGVAAGTFLYVTFLEILPRELAGPEAPLAKWGCVAAGFAFMAIIALWA encoded by the exons ATGGAACCACTACTGGGAGTAAAAATTGGCTGCCTGTTTGCCCTGCTGGTTCTCACTCTGATCTGCGGCCTTATTCCCATCTGCTTCAAATGGTTCCAGCTGGATGCAGCCACAG GTCGTCACCGCCGGGTCCTCAGCCTCCTGGGCTGCACTTCTGCAGGTGTTTTCCTGGGAGCGGGGTTCATGCACATGACTGCTGATGCCCTGGAGGGAATTGAATCAGAGATCCAGAAGTTTATGATGCAG AACAGGACAAGAAGGGAGGGAAGTGTTTCTGATGATGCCGATTCAGCACAG ATGGAGTATCCCTATGGAGAGCTCATCATCTCCCTGGgcttcttctttgtcttccttttggAGTCGCTGGCATTGCAGTGCTATCCTGGGGCTCCTGAAGGGGTCACAGTGCAGGAGGAGTGGGACGGGGCTCACGTCCTTGGACTCCACAGCCAtggacctctcccctccccctcaaaggGTCCCCTCCGAGCCCTTGtcctcttgctctccctctccttccactcAGTGTTTGAAGGTCTGGCTGTGGGGCTGCAGCCAACAGTAGCAGCTACCGTGCAGCTCTGTCTTGCAGTCCTGGCTCACAAGGGGCTCATAGTGTTTGGTGTAGGACTGCGGCTGGTGCAGATAGGCACTGGCTCGCGATGGGCCACGCTGTCCATCCTGTCACTGGCTCTCATGTCCCCCCTGGGCCTGGTCCTGGGACTGGCTGTGACTCAGGGGGACTCTAAAGGGGGGCGTGGCTTAACCCAGGCTGTGTTAGAAGGTGTGGCAGCCGGCACCTTTCTGTATGTCACCTTCCTAGAAATTCTGCCCCGGGAGCTAGCTGGCCCCGAGGCCCCTCTGGCCAAGTGGGGCTGTGTAGCCGCCGGTTTTGCCTTCATGGCCATTATTGCTTTGTGGGCCTGA
- the METTL17 gene encoding methyltransferase-like protein 17, mitochondrial produces MATARAVRLLQSSSRWRLGRREVPQSRALAALVPGVSQVDNSSDFLGKRPHRRHPGILQLPCVELPQALAAAAQLLLLQSAMPNVEKQVRALTNYLWSRHLPVGPEELQRRAVYLEEKFLENPDLSQSEEKLRETVLRALRKTTYHWQELSYNEKLSLVYMAARLDGGFAAVSRAFREIQARVPEFQPQTLLDFGSGTGSVTWAAHSTWGQSLREYMCVDSSAAMLDLAEKLLKGGSESGEPYVPGVFFRQFLPVSPKVQFDVVVSAFSLSELPSKADRTEVIHTLWRKTSHFLVLVENGTKAGHSLLMDARDLVLKGKEKSPSDPRPGFVFAPCPHELPCPQLTASKPLACSFSQAYHSIPFSWNKKNLKEEKFSMVILARGSPEEANRWPRITQPVLKRPRHVHCHLCCPDGHMQHAVITAHRHGRDLYRCARVSSWGDLLPVITPSESELPPSPAKDPPGS; encoded by the exons ATGGCGACCGCGAGGGCAGTGAGACTTCTGCAGTCTTCAAGCAGATGGCGTCTCGGCCGTAGAGAAGTTCCCCAGTCCCGC GCGCTCGCCGCCCTTGTGCCCGGCGTATCTCAGGTGGATAACAGCTCCGATTTTCTGGGGAAGAGGCCCCATCGCCGGCACCCCGGCATCCTGCAGCTGCCATGCGTAGAGCTGCCGCAAGCACTGGCTGCCGCCGCGCAGCTCCTCCTGCTCC AGAGCGCGATGCCCAATGTGGAGAAGCAGGTGCGGGCACTGACGAATTATCTCTGGAGCCGGCATTTACCTGTAGGGCCGGAGGAGTTGCAAAGACGGGCTGTGTACCTTGAGGAAAAATTCTTGGAAAACCCAG ATTTATCTCAGTCAGAGGAGAAACTTCGTGAAACGGTGCTGCGTGCCCTACGCAAAACTACATACCATTGGCAAGAACTGAG cTACAATGAGAAACTGAGCCTGGTGTATATGGCAGCAAGACTGGATGGTGGCTTCGCAGCAGTCTCCAGGGCATTCCGTGAG ATCCAGGCTCGAGTTCCAGAGTTCCAGCCCCAAACCTTActggactttggttcaggtaCTGGTTCTGTCACTTG GGCTGCTCACAGTACTTGGGGCCAGAGCCTACgagaatatatgtgtgtggaCAGCTCAGCTGCTATGTTGGATTTGGCGGAGAAGCTACTGAAAG GTGGCTCAGAATCTGGGGAGCCTTATGTTCCAGGTGTCTTTTTCAGACAGTTTCTACCTGTATCACCCAAG GTACAATTCGATGTGGTGGTATCAGCCTTTTCCCTAAGTGAACTGCCCAGCAAGGCTGACCGCACTGAGGTAATCCACACCTTATGGCGCAAGACAAGTCATTTTCTG GTATTGGTAGAGAATGGAACAAAAGCTGGGCACTCCCTTCTCATGGATGCCAGGGACCTGGTCCTTAAG ggCAAAGAGAAGTCACCTTCAGACCCTCGACCTGGCTTTGTCTTTGCTCCA TGTCCACATGAACTTCCTTGTCCCCAGTTGACAGCCTCTAAGCCCCTGGCCTGTAGCTTTTCTCAGGCTTACCACTCCATCCCCTTCAGTTGG AATAAGAAGAATCTAAAAGAGGAAAAGTTCTCCATGGTAATTCTTGCCCGGGGGTCTCCAGAAGAGGCTAATCGTTGGCCCCGTATCACTCAGCCTGTCCTCAAACGGCCACGCCATGTGCATTGTCACCTGTGCTGTCCAGATGGGCATATGCAGCATGCTGTGATCACAGCCCACCGGCATGGCAG GGATTTGTATCGCTGTGCTCGTGTCAGCTCTTGGGGAGATCTTTTACCTGTGATCACACCTTCAGAGTCGGAGCTTCCTCCGTCCCCTGCTAAAGATCCCCCTGGAAGTTGA
- the SLC39A2 gene encoding zinc transporter ZIP2 isoform X3, with amino-acid sequence MEPLLGVKIGCLFALLVLTLICGLIPICFKWFQLDAATGRHRRVLSLLGCTSAGVFLGAGFMHMTADALEGIESEIQKFMMQNRTRREGSVSDDADSAQVLRN; translated from the exons ATGGAACCACTACTGGGAGTAAAAATTGGCTGCCTGTTTGCCCTGCTGGTTCTCACTCTGATCTGCGGCCTTATTCCCATCTGCTTCAAATGGTTCCAGCTGGATGCAGCCACAG GTCGTCACCGCCGGGTCCTCAGCCTCCTGGGCTGCACTTCTGCAGGTGTTTTCCTGGGAGCGGGGTTCATGCACATGACTGCTGATGCCCTGGAGGGAATTGAATCAGAGATCCAGAAGTTTATGATGCAG AACAGGACAAGAAGGGAGGGAAGTGTTTCTGATGATGCCGATTCAGCACAG